The following is a genomic window from Calliphora vicina chromosome 5, idCalVici1.1, whole genome shotgun sequence.
TATTGCCTTCTCTACTTAATTCTTCATTAGCAGTGGAAGATGTTGACATTTGAATATTATCTTCTCTACTTAATTGTTTGAAAAGGGATGATGAATCTTCCTCTAAAGAAGATTTTGTGGTTTCAATGTTATGTACGTTAAAAATTGAAGAATCCTCTAATTCACCAGAACTTTTCGACGCTTTAATATTACTTTCATTATTTAgttctttgaaaactgaaaaatctGCAAAACCAGTAGAAGATTTTAATGGTACAATATTGCTTTCAATACTTAATTCTTTAATATCGGAAGAATCTTTAACCATTGCTGAAGAATTTAGCGGTTTAATATTGCTGTCATCAAATAATAAAGATGCCTTTAAATCGCATGAAAATTTTGACGGTTGAATATTgctttctttattaaaaatggaAGACTCCTCTACATCGCTTGACACTTTTGCTGGTTGAATATTGACTTTATCATTTAATTCGTTAAAAACTATAGAATATTCTACAATAGTTGGAGATCTTAAGGTTGGATTATTACTTTTACGATTTAACTCTTTTAAATCTAAAGAATCTTCCAAAACAATAGAAGATCTTATGGGTTCAATATTGCTTTCGCTACCTAATAAGTCAAAAACAGAAGAATCATGAACCATGGCTGAATATTTTGACTGTTGGATATTGCTTTCATTATTTAACTCCTTCAATTCTTTTAAATCTAAAGATTCTTCAATTACAGTCGATGATTTTAAAGGTTGAAGGCTATATTCAtgatttaattcttttaaaagtAAAGAATCATTAGCTATGATTGAACATTTTGCCGTCTGGATATTGCTTTCATTATTTAACTCCTTACAAATTGAAGAATCATCTAAATCGGTTGTAAATTCTTTAGGTTCTTTTAAATCTAAAGATTGTTGAATTACAGCCGACGATTTTAAAGATTGAAGATTAGATTCGtgatttaattcttttaaaactaaagaatCATCTACTATGATTGAATATATTGGCTTCTGAATATTGCTTTCACTATTTAACTCtttaaaatctgaaaaaatttcaaCTAAAGCTGAAGATCTTTGAGTTTGATTATTTATATCGTTAATTATTTCAGAAGAATCTTCCACACTAAAGGGATTTGTATTTGTTCGAAAAATCGTACTATAAGGAAGAGTAACTTGTGGTATTTCCCGGTATTCATTTGAagatttaaggtttaaaataGAAGTTGTAAAGGAtgtctgaaatttgtttaaatcttcTGCTTTATTTAAGGGAGGTAGAGTGTCACATAAATCGTTTACCTCGTCCGATGTTTCTACAATTGGTATTAAAATTGAACTGGATGGTAGAGGTTTATTAGAATCTTCCAACACGTTATTAGTTTCTGTAATTGATATAAAACCTGAATTGGGTGGTCGAAGTTTATTCAAATCTTCAATTTCTGGTATCATCTTTGAAGTGGTCGTAGGAGTATCTGCTGTTATTATTATGGGTATTACTTCCTCCGTTGGTGTGGGCAGGTTAAATATTGAATCCGTAAATATTGAATCATTGTGCAAAGTtaaatccaaatttaaataacgtTTCCCTGGATATAGATTTGTTAAATCGGTTTGTTGAACTGCAATATTATCATTTCGATTTGTTTTAATGACCGTTGGCTGCCGGTGACTTTTATAGAGCTGATATTGGGTTAAGGGGGTTCTAACACTATTCACTGATTTCGTATAGTTTTTTACTTCATATTTAgttgtatattttgttaatagcgATAAGTTATTCTGGCGATGAATGATGTCTATCGGTGTTATTTGTTGATTGTTTATTATTGCTAAGTAATTTGTTGGATTTAATTGGAGAGCTGTATTCAGAATCCAATTCATTTCACAATCTGTAATAAAAAACGCAAGGAAatgtagaaaataaaagaaactaaaGTAATCTAGCTAGTACGCATTTTAAGCATAGAATGTATGATTGCcgagaaaaatatatgtaaaagtttggaataaactaattttggattattttttttcgtgaaagtaaagcttataaacaaaaacttataACCAATAAAAGTAGTTCtctatttaagttttatattaaatttacatGTAATCCAGTCAATTTGGGATTTAGTCTCGAAATCAAAGATAGTATTTTGAAAATCGTAGATTCCGACCGAAACCGAACTGAACATAAAATTCGGCCTAATCCGAAACAAATATCCCAGATTATTTATAGGTGCCCTGCAACATCAACATTACATTGTGGACTCCattaatcttattttttcatcttgaatttaaatgtttttttgaaggAACAGTTTTTACAGGATGCTTAGACTttttacaagaaaataaaaattgttgtattctattaattatattaaaaacttgaTTCGcctttaaaattccataatctTTGTATTCTGCTAAATGTTGGCCGATTTTTTGCCTAATTCTAAACCGAATGTTCGTTCGGAATCTAGAAAATTGTCATAGACCTTTATATTGACGTTTAAAGTCTCCGAAAATCATGATATTTAAGAAATGTTTAATGAAATTCTAGTTGAAATTACTGACAGAAATAATAATGAAAGAGATTCCGAAACAATTGTACAAGTTTTTTATAAGTCTAACAAAGACCTGTTTTGGTTtaacaatttcttaaaaatattccaaactttttaaaaattctctgCTTTACAACCAACTAAAATGATTAAACTAGCTCTTTACTTGTGAAAACTGGCGATTACACTACCTGGGCTTCATACCTTCCAGAGATTCTTCATCCTCACATATCGCATCACGTTCTTCGTTTTTAACATTTCCCGTTGTTTTACCATAACAATCGACCATCTTCGAATTGGTGGTATGTGAATTCATTGAGGTTTGCACCACCACATCCATATGGGAATCCAGAGAAAATTGTTTACCCGACATTAGAATACCACGTACTCGACGACGCATTGAGGGTGATTCCTGATGCTGTAAAAGAATTTttagatttataattttactgaAAACTAAATAATATGAGTATTTAGGAGAGAACATACTGCAATTCGAATACCAGCATACGTTTTGGCCAGAAATTCATCAGCATCAAATAGGGCTGCAAAAGAACCATTTACAATTTTGGGCGACAGTGGTGAATTGGAAAGTAATAGACTTGAGCCGAAACCCTCACACTTCTCTTTGGtatctgaaataattaaaaacacagAAGTTATAATTATAAGTTTTATGGTTGATGGTCAAAGTAATGTTcgttttttttggggaaaatttcaCTCATACCAAGGCTAAGCATGGTAAATACTAAGGGAACTCtccaccatcaatttcaatgataAAAAAGTGGTTCACTGAATTTCGTTGCTTCTGTACAAGCACTGAAGATGTCGAACGTTCTatacgcccagttgaggtctcttcAACCGAAACGATTGAAATAATTCACACAGTTGACTGATCGGATATTGAGAATGAGATATATTGTGCAACTCACATGGTTCATTCGGTaagagaaagctttccgcaaaaCGGCTTTTGGAAGGGTATCAAATTGGCGAAACATTGGACAACCAATGTTTCGAGACTAGGTTGAAAAATAACaagattttttatccaaaaattttttaatcgaaattttTCGATTCGCCcctataataaacaattaagttacttttaatttaaaatttattttcatacctTTTAAATACACTCGATTAGAAATGGTAATATTCATTTCATCTAAAATGGCGGTAGCAGCATTTTTTATTTCCAGCCAATCTCTTAAAATATCATCTACCGTGGTGCGGGTTGATGTCACTGTAAAACGTATGACATATTTGCCCTTCAGTGAGGAAGGTATACAATGCAAATTGCCGCGATGATTAAGACGTTTTAGCAGACGTTCTGTTATTTCGTTTTCACCCTTTATACGGAAGACCACAAGACCTATAGAAGAAAgagaaaatcaattaaaatttaaacactttAAAAATCGACATTCTTATTCGAATAAACGAATAATGGTTTTAGTCTGAAAATAAAAGTACCCATTAAGCACCAAAGTCCCAAAAATTCAAgaactttaacattttgttggaatttgacttaaatgtaaatttgaaaaattaaatatttttcaaacaaacaacatatgtttcctttttactggagaatgctattgaaataaagtgtaatacaactgttaTTCAATTTCTTGACTacaattcaaggcttgaattacacttgctttcaacttgaattcaagtaaaaatgcttattcaaaaattcaaaattttggttGGTTAATTGGAAAATATGTTCCTTAATAagcattaattttgaattattacaattattttcaTCATGAACATTCGCTGCATTAACTTAATTAACAAAGCATGCCttcggtataaaaaataattttcttaccTAAATGTCTTTTGGCGGGTATTTCGAAACGATGATCGGCCAATACTAGGGCTTCGAATTTTTGTGCCAAACGTACACCTTCACGTATATGACGCTGTAAACCCTTAATGCCAAAGGAGCGCAATACAAACCAAATTTTCAAAGCTCTAAAACGACGACTTAAAGGTATTTGCCAGTGCATAAAATCAACAGCAACCCCAGAATTTTCATGCTGCAAATACAGAGGCTCCACATTAAAGGTACGATGAACAGCAGTGCTGTCTTTGACCCTATGCCACACAGAAAATAATACGATTAATTATCCATGTTTTAGAAACAGTAACTTAAGTAAAAGTATTAACTTACCATAAAGCTGTGGCATCGAAATGTATCATTAGCCATTTGGAAGGATTAAAAGCAATTGAGTCGGCACGCTCAATACCCTTAAGCCACGTGCGAAATTCTGGACATATGAAAGCACTGCCAGCATAGGCAGCATCAACATGCAGCCACAAATTAAATTCACGGCACACAACGCCAATTTCCTCCAAATTATCAAATGAACAGGAACCAGTTGTGCCCAAAGTAGCACAAACCTAAAGCATTAAATGAATATGGAAAACAAAAGacaacaagaagaaaaaaatgaaaaacatttttcttataaaataattCCCTCAAAGTCACTTGTTGGCAATTTGTAGATGTGTTTAATAAAAGGGATGGGGACAGTTTTTTAATAACAGTTTGGTGGTTGAACACTCGCAAAACTAATCGGCTTTTACTTGTTGCCGCAGTCAGTCATGCTGTCAAATAATACGAGTAGTAGTCAAACATTAGGTGATTCCCCCCTGAATTGTCTGTCTTTGGcaataagtatttgtttgttatgtttttttttatactttggtTTGCGCGGTACGCATCTGCTGACAGCATCTCTACATTTAAATTGGCTTAATTATGTTGTAACAAAACAGCCATCAACATTCGAAGTAAACATTTAGGTTCCTctgaatattttgtattaattactttattttttttacttgtcTCACACAATTTTGCAACAATTGATTAAGCGCTAAGTAAAAAggcttattttgttatttataaaagacgtacgatatttttttattcaaaaatttcttCAGCTTTTTAGAGCGGATTTTAAATTAAGTGCTTATTACTTgtttatttcaacatttatACCTCTATTTAGTTAATTAATCAAATGTCTATATGGTTTGCAAAATATATAGTGCTTTAAGGGTTTATTGCCTAAAAATGCTAACATTTAAcaacaatttagaaaattaaattattttacgcaaaaactaaattttaatttaagtgcTGGTTTACACACGTTATGTTTACTTGAACAggtcttgagtttatagaaggatattggaaagattttcctctttttcttcctctctcttctataaaatcatgacttgctcaagtaaacttgacgtgttTGAACCAGTATTTGCGAACTTGTTGTCGTCCATAACTTTAATTCAGAGAAGTTAATCGAACTTATTCAATGAAAACGGATTGGATGAAAGTCAATTGTTTCAACTGTGAGAAATTAGGTTTGTACTTGACAATAAGAATGTACATTATAGGATGTACCCAAAAATATACCGTTTCCCAAAATTTTCGTCCTGGAGTCAGTAGCTGATGCGCTGGATCGAAGGataaaaatgtccttttttgtttaattctatgtcgatagcaacatttttaagagatttgtgctcgttaaagtgattttcgaaagtgggccttatatgagagctatgactaattatggaccgatcattatAAAATTTGGGGACATGACTTCcatgtttataaaatttatttgaagcgaaaattgaatataaatgaAACATATAAGTCCGATAAAGTTCTaattcgggaggacatttgtatgggggctaggtgaaatactggaccgatttcagacagtttcaataggaaGAAAAAGTGCATGtgccaaatttgattgaaatatcttcaaaactgcgaactgtactttgcgcacaaggattacatgaacagccagccagacggaggGGCGGGCATcgtttaatagactcagaaagtgattct
Proteins encoded in this region:
- the LOC135961598 gene encoding uncharacterized protein LOC135961598; amino-acid sequence: MNWILNTALQLNPTNYLAIINNQQITPIDIIHRQNNLSLLTKYTTKYEVKNYTKSVNSVRTPLTQYQLYKSHRQPTVIKTNRNDNIAVQQTDLTNLYPGKRYLNLDLTLHNDSIFTDSIFNLPTPTEEVIPIIITADTPTTTSKMIPEIEDLNKLRPPNSGFISITETNNVLEDSNKPLPSSSILIPIVETSDEVNDLCDTLPPLNKAEDLNKFQTSFTTSILNLKSSNEYREIPQVTLPYSTIFRTNTNPFSVEDSSEIINDINNQTQRSSALVEIFSDFKELNSESNIQKPIYSIIVDDSLVLKELNHESNLQSLKSSAVIQQSLDLKEPKEFTTDLDDSSICKELNNESNIQTAKCSIIANDSLLLKELNHEYSLQPLKSSTVIEESLDLKELKELNNESNIQQSKYSAMVHDSSVFDLLGSESNIEPIRSSIVLEDSLDLKELNRKSNNPTLRSPTIVEYSIVFNELNDKVNIQPAKVSSDVEESSIFNKESNIQPSKFSCDLKASLLFDDSNIKPLNSSAMVKDSSDIKELSIESNIVPLKSSTGFADFSVFKELNNESNIKASKSSGELEDSSIFNVHNIETTKSSLEEDSSSLFKQLSREDNIQMSTSSTANEELSREGNIQHKTSTTAEDFSVFQNLNKDNHNITKIFNSKSGDDSSSSDEFLESVGQPSNDSEGCSSSATSSLELM
- the Hdc gene encoding histidine decarboxylase; amino-acid sequence: MDFTEYRQRGKEMVDYIADYLENIRDRRVFPDVKPGYMKNLLPDSAPLEGEQWDAIFGDVERVIMPGITHWQSPHMHAYFPALNSFPSLLGDMLADAINCLGFTWASSPACTELEIIVMNWLGKMINLPDDFLHLCSASRGGGVVQTTASEATLVCLLAGRTKAIQRFHEKRPGYQDAEINARLVAYCSDQAHSSVEKAALIGLVRMRYIEADENLSMRGQLLREAIEDDIRQGLVPFWVCATLGTTGSCSFDNLEEIGVVCREFNLWLHVDAAYAGSAFICPEFRTWLKGIERADSIAFNPSKWLMIHFDATALWVKDSTAVHRTFNVEPLYLQHENSGVAVDFMHWQIPLSRRFRALKIWFVLRSFGIKGLQRHIREGVRLAQKFEALVLADHRFEIPAKRHLGLVVFRIKGENEITERLLKRLNHRGNLHCIPSSLKGKYVIRFTVTSTRTTVDDILRDWLEIKNAATAILDEMNITISNRVYLKDTKEKCEGFGSSLLLSNSPLSPKIVNGSFAALFDADEFLAKTYAGIRIAHQESPSMRRRVRGILMSGKQFSLDSHMDVVVQTSMNSHTTNSKMVDCYGKTTGNVKNEERDAICEDEESLEGMKPR